Within Micromonospora parathelypteridis, the genomic segment CGTGTGCCCGCCCGAGTTGGCTGCGACCCACGCTATCGGCGGCATGAGCGGACGGGACGATAGTGTTCATCGAGAGACCCTCTCACTAGTCGATCTAGTGCGGCGCAGGCGACCGAGGGCGGTCGATCATGCTCGGTTGCGGTCTCGGCGCCCAAGCCGGGCCGAATTGCGGAAAATGGCGGCAACGGTCCGGAGGAATGGTGATGCGGCGGTTCGAGGGCAAGGTCGCGCTCGTCACGGCCGCGGCTCAGGGCATCGGGCAGGCCGTCGTCCGGCGGATCGCCGCCGAGGGCGGCGGGGTGGTCGTCACGGATCTGCAGCAGGACGCGGTGGCAGCGCTGGCCGACGAACTCGGCACTGAGCACGCGCTCGGGGTCAAGGTCGATGTCACCTCACGCGCCGACATCGACGCCGCGATCGCCGCGGCGGTCGGGCGTTTCGGCCGGCTCGACCTGGTGGTGAACAACGCGGGCGGCTGCATCATCACCTCGATGCCGGAGGACACCTCGGACGAAGACTGGCACCGTCAGCTCGACTTCACCCTGCTCAGCGCCGCCCGTTGCATCCAGGCGGCCATCCCGCACCTGGTGAAGACCCGTGGCAACGTCGTCACGATCAGCTCGGTCAACGGTATCTCCGCCTTCGGCAACGTGGAGTACGCCGCGGCGAAGGCCGGCCAGATCGCGATGTCTCAGAACTACGCCGCCCGGTACGGTCCGCTCGGTGTGCGCTTCAACGTTGTCGCCCCCGGCACCGTCCGGACACCCAATTGGGAGTCCCAGCCGGGCGCGCTGGAGAAGCTCAAGTTGATGTACCCGCTCGGCCGCGTCGGCGAGCCGGAAGACATTGCCGCGGCGGTCGCCTTCCTCGGCTCCGACGACGCTGCGTGGATCACCGGCCACACCCTGCCCGTCGAGGGTGGCGTGCTGACCGGCCCCAACCCGACCAACCTGAGGCCCACCTGACACCCTCCATCTCCGAGCATCCGCACATCGACATGAGCGGACGCTGACCTACCGCCTCCGGAGGGCATCGCTGACGGCTTCGGGCACGCCGAAGAGGTCACCAAGCAGAGCGGGGCGCTTGGGAACACGACTGGCTGTCGGGGCCTCTGCGTCGCTGTGCACGACGACGTCCAGGTCGTCCAACTCGGAGGCAACCTGTAGCGCCGCCTGCTCGATCTGCTGCTGCTGGATTCGCACCGACTGGACGGACGTGGCCAGGTCCCGCAGCCGGGCGAGGCCGGCGGCGTCCAGGGGCCGGGTCGCGCAGGGCGTCGAACGCCGCCACAATCTGCGTTCCCAACTGGCCCAGCGCGTCGAGGTCGAGCCCGTCCAGGCTCCCAGGAATACGCCCTGGTCAACGAGGTCGAACACCCCCGCAACGTCTACCTGCGCGAGGACGGCCTCACCGACCCGCTCGACGAGTGGCTGGCATCCGCGTTCACCCCGGACCACCTCGACCAAACGATCACCGCCATGTGCGACGCCCAACCAACGGACACAACGCCACAGACGGCCGCAGCGCAGGCCACGCTCGCGGCCTGTGACGCAAAGCTCGCCCAGTACCGGGCCGCCCTCGACGCCGGCGCAGATCCCGCACTAGTCACCGGTTGGATCACCCAAACCCAGGCCGAACGGACACGAGCCGAAGCCGATCTTCAAACGACCCAGCAGACAGAGCCACGCCGGATGAGCCGCTCCCAGATCGCCGACCTAGTCCGAGCGCTCGGCGACATCGTCGCCGAGCTGCGCGACGCCGACCCGGACGACAAAGCCGAGGTCTACCGGCAACTCGGACTCCGACTCACCTACCAGACCGAAACGCAAACGGTGCGCGCTGCAGTGGATCTCAGCGCACACCGTAGGGTAAATATCTGTGTCCGAGGGGGGACTTGAACCCCCACGCCCTATACGGGCACTAGCACCTCAAGCTAGCGCGTCTGCCATTCCGCCACCCGGACCTACACGTTCAGCCTACCTCGCCGACCCAGATGATCTTTCCATCCGATGTCGGCACGGCGGGCCGCACGGGGAGTTACTGTACACGCCGCCCGTGGATCATGCACATCGCCTTCCGGCACCCCTCACCCAGCGCTTCAGCCGCTGCTCAAACCGCCTCGCAGGCGCTCGTCGACACCACGCCGGGGCGTGTCCGGCTAGCGTTCGGCGCCCCTCTGACGGCAGCATTGCCACGTGTCCCATCCCTCCCCCCTGGCAGCCGCTCAGCACCGGGCCCTCGCCCTGCGCGCCGCGGGCGACCTCAGCGCCTCCCGGCAGCTGCTCGCGGAGGCCGTCGGATCCGCTCCCCCGCCGTACGGCGTCGACCACCCCGAGGTGCTGCACACCGCACACCTGCTGGCCCGGCTGCACCGCGAGGCGGACGATCCGCTCGCCGCCCGCCGTGTGCTGGAGGAGGCGTTCGCGGCGGGCGAGCGGCGCTGGGAGCATTCGGACCCGGTGATGCTCGCCCTCGCCTTCGAGCTCGGCGAGCTGGCGGAGGAGCTGGGCAACCGGCACGAGGCCCGCCGCAACTACACCCGCGTCGCCACCGCCGGGCCCGCCACGCTCGGGGAACACCACCCGGCGGTACGTGCGGCCCGCCACTATCTCGGGCAGCCCGCGCCAGCGCCGAACGAGCAGCACGGCCCGTCGTCGACGCCCGGTCCGGACCGGGCCGCCACGGCGACCGAGTCGGCCACCCGGTCGGCCCTGGCCGGCCCGACCTTGTCCATGGCGACCCTGGCCGCGATGCGGCCCTCCGCTGGCGGCCCGCCGGCCGCCACCTCACCGTGGGCTCCGCCGCAACCGCCGGCCACACCCCGAGCAACCCCTCCCGGAGTACGCGGACCCGCCGCGCCCAACAACATCAGCGCAGAGCCCGCTCCGGCTTTTCGGCTGACGCCCGCCCAGCCGGCACTCTCCTCGGTCACGCCGACGCCGACGCCGCCCGGCCCGCCGCCCGCCGAACCCAGGCCCGCGGTGCCGCCGCGTCAACGCGCCAACCACCAACCGCCGGGGACTGACCGGCCAGCAGCCGGCCAGCCACCCCAGCCGCGAGCCGAAGGCCGGCCACCCCAGCCGCGAGCCGAAAGCCAGCCACCGCCGTCGTCCGGTCAGCGGCCACCGCAGCGACCGCCGTCCGGGCCAGCCGTAGCGCCCCGTCAGCGCGTGGGCGACCAGGCGAACCACCCGCCGCTCGACGTGCGAAACCAGCCGTCCACCCCAGCCCCGGCGCCGACCGCCACCGCGCCAGCATCGGGGGTGCCGGCACCAGGCTGGGACAACCCCACGATCCAGGTACGACAGATCGAACCGCTACTCGCCGAGGAGGCTGCCCGAGCCGCAGCCGGACCGACCGGGGCGGGTGGACCGGTCGACGCATCCGGCGCCGAGGCGACGTCGCCGGGCTGGCAATCCTCCGCCAACAGTTATCCAGGGCCGGCGCATCCGGTGAGCGGAGCACCGACCCACCCGGTCAGCGCGCCACCCGGCCACCCGTACCCGGTCTCGGGACCACCGGCCCAGCCGTACCCGGTCTCCGGACCACCGGCCCAGCCGTACCCGGTCTCCGGACCACCCGTCCACCCGTACCCGGTCTCGGCACCACCCGCACAGCCGTACCCGGTCTCCGGTCCACCCGGCCAGCCGTACCCGGCCTCCGGGCCATCGGGCTACGGGCCACCCGTGTCCGCACCACCCGGGCACACCTATCCGGTGTCCGCCCCGCCCAGTTCCGGGCAACAAGTTTCCGCGCCGCCCTACGGACAACCCGTGTCCGCGCCTCCGGTGAGCGCGCCACCTGTACCGCCGTGGGGGATGACCGCGCCGCCGTGGAGCCTCAGCGCTCCACCACAACCCCTGCCGGCTCCCGGTGCCGACTCCGCTGAGCGATCTCCAGTGGACGCGGTTGACGCTGGCGTGGACGCTGAGCTGGGGCTGGGCAACGCCGACGCCGCAGTGGTGCCGACCCGGCAGGCCGGGGTCGCGCCGATCGATGAGACCGTGGTGTTCCCGTCCGTCCAGCTGGGCAGTGGCCCGAGCAGTGGCGACACCAGTTCGAGCCAGCCCATCACCGCACAGCCGAACCAGACGTCCGCACAGGCGAGACCTGTCGCGACACAGCCGAACCAGACACCTGCACAGCCGAGCCCGGTCGCGGCATCGGCCGCGCCGACTCCGGCCGCCTGGTCACCGGAGACCGGCGCCGGCCCGGCGGGGCCGTGGCCAACCGCCCCGCAATCGACGCCGCAGTACCACCAGGCCCAGTACCCGCCCCAGGGCCAGTACCCAGGCCAGGATCAGTACCCAACCCAGAATCAGTACCCGATCCAGCAGCAGTACCCGACCCAGGCGCCGTATCCGGGTCAGCAGTACCCCCCGGTGCAGGACGCGTACCGGCCGGCGTACGCCGATGAGGGCGGGTCGGCGGGCCGCAGCCGGGCGACGCTGATCGGCGCGTTGGTAGCTGCCGGGGTGGCCGTCGTGGCGGTGGCCGGCCTGGGCGCGGTGGTGTTGACCCGCGACGATTCGCCGCCCTCGGGGACTAGGCCGACGGCGGCGGGACCCGCGGCGGCCGGGCCCCCGCCCGGGGATCTGAAGCTGCGCGATGATCTGACCACGATCACGCTGACCTGGACGGACCCGTCCGGCGGCGCGGTGCCGTTCATGGTCGCCGCTGGTCGGGCCGGGCAGCCCCTGGGAGTGATGGCCACCGTGGATCCGGGCAAGACCAGTTACACGGTCAACGGGTTGAACTCGCGGGTGGATCACTGCTTCACGGTGTTGGCGGTCTACTCCACCGACAGCTTTGCGACCTCGGCACAGGTCTGTACGGCTCGGCAGCGCACCGTCCCGTCGAGCGGCGAGCCCTCGGCCCGACCGACGCCAAGCTGAGGCGAGTGGAGCTGAACCGAGCTGAGCTGGGCGTCCACACCGCACACTCTCGGTATCCACAGGGGTGACGGTGCGGGTTCCCCCGTCACCAGCAGCGCCATATGATGGCACCCGGCTCAGGGGAGGGGTCGCCGCGAGGCGCGCCACCTGCCACGACTCAGGGGAGGCAGCCGGCTGTGGCCAACATCGACGACGCCGTACGGACCGACGCCCCCCGCCCCCGGTCCCGGCTTCGGGGTGGGCTGGTAACTGTTGGCACGGTGGCCGCGCTGCTGGCCGCCATGGGGTTGACCGTCCTCGGGCTCGGCGCAGCCGACAACGCGGTGGCGAACTACGACGCGAGTTCCTGGCTCTGGAGCACGGCACGCAGCGAGCTGGCCCGGGTCAACGGGGTCACCGCCCGGGTGGACACCCGCACCGAGATTCCCAATGCCCGTCAGCACCCGATGCAGATCGCCCAGACCGACCGGCTGTTGATCCTGCGTGACCTGCAGACGGGGCAGATCAGCTCACTGGACCTGGCCACCCTGCAGCTCAGCGCGACCACCAAGACCACTCCTGGCCTGGGTGTGAGTGTCGCCCTGCACGAGGATTCGGCGTTCGTCGTCGACGCCGTGCAGGGCATCGTGCGGCAGCTCGACCCGCGGTCGCTGACCCCGGTCGGCGAGCCGGTGCGTTATCCCCCGGGCATCACCGGCGGCACCTTCGACGGTAAGGGTCGGCTCTGGATCGCGGTGCCCAGCGAGGGCACCGTCTCGGCGATCACCGCCGCCACGTTGCCGTCCGCGCCGGCCTCGGCCGCGCCCGCCGGAGCAGGGCTCAGCCCGAAGCGTGTCGAGGCGTACGACGTCGCCGAGGCCAGCCACGAGCTGGTGGTCTCCACCCTGGACGACGGTGTGGCGGTGCTCGACCGCACGGCTGGGAAGCTGGTGCGGGTGCAGCGGGGCGAGGTTCACCCGACGCCGTTGAAGCTGTCCGGTCCGGCGGCGCTGCCGGCGCGCACCAGCGGGCAGCGGATCCCGGTCACCGTGCCCGCCGAGCGGCGGGTGCTGGTGGTGGGTGACGGTGGTGAGGAGCGTGCGTTCACGGTGCCGGGCGAGGGCGACCGGCTCAGCCCGGCGGTGGCCTGGGCGGACCGGTTCTACTGCGCCGACGAGGCCACCGGCACGATCTACGCCTTCGACGCGGGCGGGCAGCTCGTCGAGACCATCCGCGGGCGGGCGAACGGGCCGTTGGAGCTGGAAGTACGGGAGAACCACCTGTTCATCAACTCCCCGGACGCGGCGACCGCTCGGGTGGTGGACGACAAGCACCAGGTGCGCGAGGTCAACAAGTACGCCAATGACGTGCTCGGCGGTGACCCGCCGCCGGTTGCCCCGCCGCCGCCTCCGCCGAAGAAGCCCCGGGTGGGCAAGCCGAGCGCGCCGCGCAGCGTCACCGCCGCCGCCGGCAACGCTCAGGCGCGGGTGAGCTGGCGGCCGGCCGCCGCCAACGGCGCCGAGATCATCAAGTACGTGGTGGAGGGCGCCGGTCAGCGCCTGGAGGTGGGTGCCAACCAGCGTGCGGTGGAGGTCAAGGGTCTGACCAACGGCGAGACGTACCGGTTCGCGGTGCACGCCGTCAACGCCAAGGGCGACGGTCCGTCGCGCAACAGCAACCCGGTGACCCCGACCGCCGCGGTGCCCGACCCGCCGGCCAGTGTCACCGCCCAGGAGCGGCCCGACGGCACGGTGCTGGTGAAGTGGCCGGCGGCGAACGGGCAGGGCAACAAGATCGCGAGGTACGCGGTCACGGCCAGTTCGGCGGGGGCGAACGCGCCGGCCGGCGAGTCGACGAAGACCGAGCTGGTGGTGCCCGCCGGTGAGTTGGAGTTCGGCACCCAGTACGCGTTCACCGTGGTGGCGGTCAACGACAAGGGCGCCGGGTCGGCGGCGTCGCCGGTCAGCAACACGGTGGTGCCCTTCGCGGCGCCCGGTCGGCCGCTCGACCTGAGCGCCGGCACGGTCGCCAACCAGCCGGGTGCGGTCACGGTGCAGTGGTCGCCGGCGGAGGCGAACGGCCGCCCGGTGACGAAGTACCTGGTGGACGTTGGCGGGCGCGTCAGCGAGGTGACCGACACCCGCACGACCGTCACCGGGCTGGGCAACGGCCAGAACGTCACGGTGAAGGTGAAGGCTGTCAACGAGGCGGGGCCGGGCCCGGAGGCAACCGCCACCGCGCGTACGGTCGCCGAACCTCGGGTCACGGTGACCGGCTCGTCGGCGACGGCCACCTCGGCGACGGTGACGTTCACCGTGGACGCCGGCGGAGGTCAGGCCACCTGCTCGGTGAGCACACCGGGTGAGCCGGCGAAGGCCGGGGCGTGCTCCAGCATCACCATGTCGGGCCTGGCGCCGGGCACGGCGTACACGCTCACGGTGACGGCCACCAACGCGGCCGGTAACGGCACGGCGACGAAGGCGCAGGAAACGCTTCCGCTGTACGGGATCGCGACCTGCAACAACGGGCCGGACGGCGACCAGCGGACCTACTGCAACGCCGAAGTCGACGGCCGTAACGGTAACGAGGTCTTCAGGGTTACGCGGCAGGACAACGACCAGCAGGCTGGTTGGGCGAGGCCCGGCACCCGGCTGATGGCGTACTGCAAGAAGGCCGGTGAGGACGTCGACTCCTGGATCTACAACAATCAGAAGCGCAGCACCTGGTGGGTGCAGGTCAACTTCGGGGGTGGCAAGAACTACATCCCTTGGGCCTGGCTCAACCTGGAGGGCGGCGACAACATCAACACCCTGCCCACCTGCTGAAACACCAGGCAAGGAGCACCACCGACCGTGAACACCCACGAGCCGCTCACCCAGCCGGAGGTGCAGGGCTTCGCCGCCCTCGCCGCCCGGCTGGCCGAGAACGTCAACGCGGTGGTGCTCGGCAAGCCGCAGGTGGTCCGGTTGGCGCTGACCGCGCTCTTCGCGCAGGGTCACGTGCTGCTGGAGGATGTGCCGGGGGTCGGTAAGACGACCCTCGCCCGGGCCATCGCCGCCACGGTGAAGGGTGAGTGGCGGCGCATCCAGTTCACGCCCGACCTGCTCCCGTCAGACGTGTCCGGGGTGACCATCTTCAACCAGGCGAGCAGGGATTTCGAGTTCCACCCGGGGCCGGTCTTCGCCAACATCGTCATCGCCGACGAGATCAACCGGGCGTCGCCGAAGACCCAGTCGGCGCTGCTGGAGGTGATGGAGGAACGCACCGTCACCGTGGACGGGGTCCGGCATCCGGTGCCGTCGCCGTTCCTGGTGGTGGCCACGCAGAACCCGGTCGAGATGGATGGCACGTACCGGTTGCCCGAGGCCCAGCTGGACCGCTTCCTGGTCAAGCTGTCCGTCGGCTATCCGGACGAGGCGGTCGAGGTGGAGGTGCTGCGCGGCGCGACCGTGCGTTCCCCGGAGGCGCTCGCCCCGGTCACCGACACCGCCACCGTCGGGGAGATGGTCCGGATGGCCCGCCGGGTGCACATCGCCGAGCCGCTCTACGCGTACGCGGTCCGGCTGGCCGCCGCCACCCGCACCCACCCGCAGGTGCGGGTCGGGGTCAGCCCCCGAGGTGTGATCGCGTTGACGCGTGCCGCGTGCGCGTACGCGCTGATCGACGGGCGGGGCTGGATCATGCCGGAGGATCTGAAGGCGCTCGCCGAGGCGGTGTTCGCGCATCGGCTGCTGCTCACCCCGGACGCCCAGGTGCGCGGGTTGACCGCCGCGGAGGTGCTGCGCCAGGCCATCGCCTCGGTGCCGGTGCCCCTGCCGTCGGGGCAGCCCGCTCCGGTGCAGGGCTGACCGGCAGCAGCGGCATGGGGATCACCGCCCGCGGGGTCGGGCTGCTCATCGCCGCCGTCGTGCTGCTGGCGGCGGGTTTCCGGTTCGCGTACCCCGAGTTGACGCTGCTTGGCGCGGCGGCCGGCGCGGCCGTCGGCTACGCGGCGCTGGTCGCGGCCTGGCGGCCCCGGCTGACGGTGACCCGCCGCGCCGACCCGGACCGGGTGGCGCGCGGCGAGCCGGCGAGCATGACGTTGACCGTGCGCAACACCGGCCGGCTGCGGTCGGCGAACCTGCTGGCCGAGGACCGGTGCGGGGAACGCACCGTGCCGGTGCCGGTGTTGCGTCTGCGGCCCGGTCGGGACACCGAGGTCCGCTACGACGTGCCGACCCATCGACGCGGAGTGGTGCCGGTCGGGCCGCTGCGGGTGACCCGCCGCGACCCGCTGGGGTTGGTGGCGCTGGCCCGCCCGTACGGCACGACGGTGCCGGTCTGGGTGCACCCCCGCATCCATCCGCTGACGGCGGTGCCCCGCGGCTCGGGGCGCAGCCTCGACGGCCGGGTGGACGGGGTGCCCCACGGGTCGATCACGTTCGACTCGCTGCGGGAGTACGTGGTCGGCGACGAGCTGCGCCGGGTGCACTGGCGGACCAGCGCCCGGGTGGGTGAGCTGATGGTGCGGGAGAACGTGGACACCAGCCTGCCGCGTCTGGTCGTCCTGCTGGACAACCGGGCCGCCGCGCACCCGCAGCGGGTGGGTGGGGTGGCGGAGTCGTTCGAGTCGGCCTGTGAGGCGGCGGCGTCGATCGTCACCGCCGCGCACCGCGCGGACCTGCCGGTGTTGTTGCTGTTGGTCGCCGCGCAGCCGGACGACGGAACCGAGGCGGGGACGCCCGGCGGGGACGCGGACGTCGGGCCGGCTCTCGGACCGCTGGACCGGCTCGCCGCCGCCGCACTGTCGGGCGACGACGGCGCGGTGCGCGCGGCAACCACCCGGCTGCGCCAGGACCGGCTCGGTGACACGCTGATCTTCCTGACCGGGCCGGGTGGCCGGGACGAGCTGGGGCACGTCGGGGCGCTGCGCGGGGCGTACCCGTCGGTGGTGGTCGGGGTGTTCGGCGCGGCCGAGCCGACGCCGCCGGGCGCGGCCGGTCTGGTGGTCGTCGACGCGGCGGACGGCGCGCAGTTCGCCGCCGAGTGGGACGGGGTACGCCGGTGGTGACGGGCGCCGTGCGGGTGCTGCGGGCGGCGGTCGTCCCGCTTGCGCTGATCGGGTTGACCGCGCTCGCCGGGGTGGTGCTCGGCCGGGTGTACGCGGGTGATCTGCTGACCCGGCTGGTCATCGGCGCGGCGGTCGGTTCGGTGCTGGTCAGCGTGGCCGCCCGGCGGCTGCCGTCCTGGCTGGTGGCACCGGTGTCGGTTGCCGCGATGGCCGGCTGGACACTCTTGTCGCTGCGGCTGGCCGCCGCCCACGCCGAGATTCCGGGCGGCCTCCTGGAGATCACCGCGGACGCCGCCCGCAACGGCATTCCCCGGCTGCTCACCGCGATGATCCCGGTGGAGCCCACACCGGACACGGTGCTGGTGCCCGTTGTCGCCGCCTGGCTGGCCGGGCTTGCCGGCGCGGAGGTGGCGCTGCGCGCCGGCCGGGTGCTGTTGGGCTACCTGCCGGCGGCGGGGCTCTACGCCGCCGCTCTCTACGTGGTCGGTCCGAATGCCGCGCCGGCGGTCGGGGCGACGTTGGCGTTCGTCACGGTCGCGGCGGTCGGCCTGGCGGCGCCCGCCAGGACGGCACCGGCCGGCGGGGATCCGGCCGCAGATCTGGCCCCCCGGGTACGCGCGGCGGTGCGGCTCCGGCTGGCTACCAGCGCGGCGCTCGGGGTGGCCCTGGTGGTCGGGCTGGTCGCGCTGCTCGGCCCGGTCGTCGCCGACCAGGTCGACGGCCGGCCGGTGGACCCGCGCCGGTACGTGGAGCCACCGCAGGTGCAGACGCTCGACGAGAACCCGTTGATCCGGATCTCCGGCTGGGCGTTGCATCCGGAGCAGAAACTTCTCGATGTGCGCACGGAGCGCTCCGGTGCCCAGGCCGGCGATACCGCACCGAGCACCGGGCCGGCCACCGACGGCGAACCGGCGGCGGACGACACGGGCGCGGGCGTTCGGGTCCGGTTGGCGGTGCTCAGCGACTACGACGGGGTGACCTGGCGGGTCGGCGCGACGTACCGCAACGCCGGGCGGATCCTGCCGGCTGCCACAACGCCACGCGACAGCACGGTGCGGACGGTCCGCCAGCAGGTCACCGTGGCGGAGCTGAGCGGTCGGCTCCTGCCCGCCGTGGCGACACCTCGGGAGGTCAGCGGGGCGCGGGTGGCGTACGACCAGGCGAGCGGGACGTTGATCCGGCCGGAGGGGTTGACGCCGGGCCTGCGGTACGAGGTGACCTCCGCCGAGGAGCACCCGGATTCGAACCTGTTGACGACGGCCAACGTGCCGGCCGGCGAGGAGGTGGCCCGGGTGCTGCGGGTCGCCGACGGGGTGCCCGACCCGATGCGCAAGCTGGCCGCACAGCTCGCCGAGGAGAACGGGGCCCCGTATTCCCGGGCTCTGGCGATCGAGCAGTTCCTGGCTGAGCACTACCGGGTGGTGGCGGACGCGCCCAGCGGGCACGCGTACCCGAACCTGGGTTTCTTCCTCTTCGGACCTCGTAACGGCGGCGGGCAGGAGGGCACGTCGGAGCAGTTCGCGGCGGCGTTCGCGGTGCTCGGCCGGCTTTCCGGGCTGCCGACCCGGGTGGTGGTGGGTTTCCGGGCTCGCGGGCAGGGGCCGGTGCTGGCCGGTGACGCGTTCGCCTGGCCGGAGGTGCTCTTCGACGGGTTGGGTTGGGTGTCGTTCGACCCGCTGCCTCGCCCGAACGAGGAGCCGAGGCCGGTGGAGGAGGATTTCCGCCCGACGCCGGAGGATCCGCCGCCGTCGGAGGCGCCGGCACCGACCGCCGAGCCGAGCGCGTCGCCGGAGCCGGTCGCCGCCGCCGAGGGGCCGCCCAGCCGTGGCGGTGTGTCCACCCCGGTGCTGGTCGCCGGGGGCAGTGGCGGCCTGCTGCTGCTGGTGGGGGCGCTGTTGCTGACCCTGTTGGCGATGCGCCGCTCGCTCACCCGCGCCCGGCTCGTCCGGGGTGACCCCGATCAGCGCATCGCCGGCGCCTGGCGGGAGGTCACCGATGCGCTGCGGCTGGCCGGTCGACCGGTCGGTGCTGACCTGGCGGCCACCGAGGTGGCCGGGCACGCCCGCACGGCCCTCGCCGACGCCCGCACCACGTCGGAGCCGGTGAGCCCGGCCGTCGACG encodes:
- a CDS encoding AAA family ATPase, with amino-acid sequence MNTHEPLTQPEVQGFAALAARLAENVNAVVLGKPQVVRLALTALFAQGHVLLEDVPGVGKTTLARAIAATVKGEWRRIQFTPDLLPSDVSGVTIFNQASRDFEFHPGPVFANIVIADEINRASPKTQSALLEVMEERTVTVDGVRHPVPSPFLVVATQNPVEMDGTYRLPEAQLDRFLVKLSVGYPDEAVEVEVLRGATVRSPEALAPVTDTATVGEMVRMARRVHIAEPLYAYAVRLAAATRTHPQVRVGVSPRGVIALTRAACAYALIDGRGWIMPEDLKALAEAVFAHRLLLTPDAQVRGLTAAEVLRQAIASVPVPLPSGQPAPVQG
- a CDS encoding fibronectin type III domain-containing protein, with product MANIDDAVRTDAPRPRSRLRGGLVTVGTVAALLAAMGLTVLGLGAADNAVANYDASSWLWSTARSELARVNGVTARVDTRTEIPNARQHPMQIAQTDRLLILRDLQTGQISSLDLATLQLSATTKTTPGLGVSVALHEDSAFVVDAVQGIVRQLDPRSLTPVGEPVRYPPGITGGTFDGKGRLWIAVPSEGTVSAITAATLPSAPASAAPAGAGLSPKRVEAYDVAEASHELVVSTLDDGVAVLDRTAGKLVRVQRGEVHPTPLKLSGPAALPARTSGQRIPVTVPAERRVLVVGDGGEERAFTVPGEGDRLSPAVAWADRFYCADEATGTIYAFDAGGQLVETIRGRANGPLELEVRENHLFINSPDAATARVVDDKHQVREVNKYANDVLGGDPPPVAPPPPPPKKPRVGKPSAPRSVTAAAGNAQARVSWRPAAANGAEIIKYVVEGAGQRLEVGANQRAVEVKGLTNGETYRFAVHAVNAKGDGPSRNSNPVTPTAAVPDPPASVTAQERPDGTVLVKWPAANGQGNKIARYAVTASSAGANAPAGESTKTELVVPAGELEFGTQYAFTVVAVNDKGAGSAASPVSNTVVPFAAPGRPLDLSAGTVANQPGAVTVQWSPAEANGRPVTKYLVDVGGRVSEVTDTRTTVTGLGNGQNVTVKVKAVNEAGPGPEATATARTVAEPRVTVTGSSATATSATVTFTVDAGGGQATCSVSTPGEPAKAGACSSITMSGLAPGTAYTLTVTATNAAGNGTATKAQETLPLYGIATCNNGPDGDQRTYCNAEVDGRNGNEVFRVTRQDNDQQAGWARPGTRLMAYCKKAGEDVDSWIYNNQKRSTWWVQVNFGGGKNYIPWAWLNLEGGDNINTLPTC
- a CDS encoding tetratricopeptide repeat protein, which codes for MSHPSPLAAAQHRALALRAAGDLSASRQLLAEAVGSAPPPYGVDHPEVLHTAHLLARLHREADDPLAARRVLEEAFAAGERRWEHSDPVMLALAFELGELAEELGNRHEARRNYTRVATAGPATLGEHHPAVRAARHYLGQPAPAPNEQHGPSSTPGPDRAATATESATRSALAGPTLSMATLAAMRPSAGGPPAATSPWAPPQPPATPRATPPGVRGPAAPNNISAEPAPAFRLTPAQPALSSVTPTPTPPGPPPAEPRPAVPPRQRANHQPPGTDRPAAGQPPQPRAEGRPPQPRAESQPPPSSGQRPPQRPPSGPAVAPRQRVGDQANHPPLDVRNQPSTPAPAPTATAPASGVPAPGWDNPTIQVRQIEPLLAEEAARAAAGPTGAGGPVDASGAEATSPGWQSSANSYPGPAHPVSGAPTHPVSAPPGHPYPVSGPPAQPYPVSGPPAQPYPVSGPPVHPYPVSAPPAQPYPVSGPPGQPYPASGPSGYGPPVSAPPGHTYPVSAPPSSGQQVSAPPYGQPVSAPPVSAPPVPPWGMTAPPWSLSAPPQPLPAPGADSAERSPVDAVDAGVDAELGLGNADAAVVPTRQAGVAPIDETVVFPSVQLGSGPSSGDTSSSQPITAQPNQTSAQARPVATQPNQTPAQPSPVAASAAPTPAAWSPETGAGPAGPWPTAPQSTPQYHQAQYPPQGQYPGQDQYPTQNQYPIQQQYPTQAPYPGQQYPPVQDAYRPAYADEGGSAGRSRATLIGALVAAGVAVVAVAGLGAVVLTRDDSPPSGTRPTAAGPAAAGPPPGDLKLRDDLTTITLTWTDPSGGAVPFMVAAGRAGQPLGVMATVDPGKTSYTVNGLNSRVDHCFTVLAVYSTDSFATSAQVCTARQRTVPSSGEPSARPTPS
- a CDS encoding DUF58 domain-containing protein, giving the protein MGITARGVGLLIAAVVLLAAGFRFAYPELTLLGAAAGAAVGYAALVAAWRPRLTVTRRADPDRVARGEPASMTLTVRNTGRLRSANLLAEDRCGERTVPVPVLRLRPGRDTEVRYDVPTHRRGVVPVGPLRVTRRDPLGLVALARPYGTTVPVWVHPRIHPLTAVPRGSGRSLDGRVDGVPHGSITFDSLREYVVGDELRRVHWRTSARVGELMVRENVDTSLPRLVVLLDNRAAAHPQRVGGVAESFESACEAAASIVTAAHRADLPVLLLLVAAQPDDGTEAGTPGGDADVGPALGPLDRLAAAALSGDDGAVRAATTRLRQDRLGDTLIFLTGPGGRDELGHVGALRGAYPSVVVGVFGAAEPTPPGAAGLVVVDAADGAQFAAEWDGVRRW
- a CDS encoding SDR family NAD(P)-dependent oxidoreductase, which gives rise to MRRFEGKVALVTAAAQGIGQAVVRRIAAEGGGVVVTDLQQDAVAALADELGTEHALGVKVDVTSRADIDAAIAAAVGRFGRLDLVVNNAGGCIITSMPEDTSDEDWHRQLDFTLLSAARCIQAAIPHLVKTRGNVVTISSVNGISAFGNVEYAAAKAGQIAMSQNYAARYGPLGVRFNVVAPGTVRTPNWESQPGALEKLKLMYPLGRVGEPEDIAAAVAFLGSDDAAWITGHTLPVEGGVLTGPNPTNLRPT
- a CDS encoding transglutaminase domain-containing protein, producing MVTGAVRVLRAAVVPLALIGLTALAGVVLGRVYAGDLLTRLVIGAAVGSVLVSVAARRLPSWLVAPVSVAAMAGWTLLSLRLAAAHAEIPGGLLEITADAARNGIPRLLTAMIPVEPTPDTVLVPVVAAWLAGLAGAEVALRAGRVLLGYLPAAGLYAAALYVVGPNAAPAVGATLAFVTVAAVGLAAPARTAPAGGDPAADLAPRVRAAVRLRLATSAALGVALVVGLVALLGPVVADQVDGRPVDPRRYVEPPQVQTLDENPLIRISGWALHPEQKLLDVRTERSGAQAGDTAPSTGPATDGEPAADDTGAGVRVRLAVLSDYDGVTWRVGATYRNAGRILPAATTPRDSTVRTVRQQVTVAELSGRLLPAVATPREVSGARVAYDQASGTLIRPEGLTPGLRYEVTSAEEHPDSNLLTTANVPAGEEVARVLRVADGVPDPMRKLAAQLAEENGAPYSRALAIEQFLAEHYRVVADAPSGHAYPNLGFFLFGPRNGGGQEGTSEQFAAAFAVLGRLSGLPTRVVVGFRARGQGPVLAGDAFAWPEVLFDGLGWVSFDPLPRPNEEPRPVEEDFRPTPEDPPPSEAPAPTAEPSASPEPVAAAEGPPSRGGVSTPVLVAGGSGGLLLLVGALLLTLLAMRRSLTRARLVRGDPDQRIAGAWREVTDALRLAGRPVGADLAATEVAGHARTALADARTTSEPVSPAVDELAALLNQVGFAPGGATADQAARAAEVATAYVADLRSARPWWRRLLWSVHPAPLRRARRMRAG